The Candidatus Saccharimonadales bacterium genomic interval AAGTGGGTTTATTCGTTTCAGGTTTATATTCTCTGGCCGGCTATTTTGGTGCTTGGGCTGTTTATTCTGCTGAGAAATGCAAATTGAGTTTTATCGCTAAATGTGGCTACAATAGGTGCGCTTAGAGATATGGGCGAGTGGCGGAATCGGTAGACGCGCTAGCTTGAGGGGCTAGTGGCCTATAAGGGCCGTGGAGGTTCAAGTCCTCTCTCGCCCACCACGTCGAAGCAATCTACAACCTTGCTGGAAATAAAACTATCCAGGGGGTTGTTTTCTTTTAGGCAAGGTCTAGGATGCTTCTCCTCTTTGTTTGAGCGTTCTATCCGCCCCACTATGCGGGGACCCTCTGAAGAACGCACAAACATTAGTTGTCTGAGCTTTACTTTGGTTAGTACAGCTTGAACCTCCAGCTCAAGCGATTCGCTAGCCGGCGAAAGAGCGGGGAGGTTAGCCCCGCGGTTTTAGCCGGAGCGCTGTCCTGTCTCGCCCAAGACGGAAAGATGTATTACAATCTGTTTAGGGTAAAGTTTTTGGATGAGGGCGCTTAGCTCAGTTGGCTAGAGCATCTCGTTTACACCGAGAGGGTCGGGGGTTCGAGTCCCTCAGCGCCCACCAAAGTAAAGACCAAAAAGTTCCTTAGCGCTTGACACTGATGACTAATCTAAGTGATATAATCGGCGACTCAGAACTAGAGTGGCGCAGCCGGGCCGAGTGCAGGTCGATGGATCCTGACATATTCTTCCCGGCAGAAGGCGACAAAGCGGCAGTTAATGTTGCAAAATCGATATGCCTAGTCTGTGTTGTCCGGCCGGAGTGCTTGCTCGATGCGGTTATAACTGATCAAACAGAAGGGATATGGGGTGGCGCGACCCCCCGAGAAAGAAGACGGATTCGACGTGAGCTTAATCTGCCGGAGCACGATGAGTAATCGGCAAATACTTGTGAGTCGTTCGGATTAATTTATAATTGAACGTAAATAGGCTATTTTTATGTTGAGTGAACTAAGCGAGCTTTTATCAGCCGAAGACTTAGATTGGCAAAATCAAGCCAACTGCAAAGGATCCGATCCTAATAAGTT includes:
- a CDS encoding WhiB family transcriptional regulator — protein: MTNLSDIIGDSELEWRSRAECRSMDPDIFFPAEGDKAAVNVAKSICLVCVVRPECLLDAVITDQTEGIWGGATPRERRRIRRELNLPEHDE